A genomic region of Denticeps clupeoides chromosome 9, fDenClu1.1, whole genome shotgun sequence contains the following coding sequences:
- the LOC114797248 gene encoding CKLF-like MARVEL transmembrane domain-containing protein 8 isoform X2, whose product MENFGSSRPVINTSISSGSSFHPYLRLGRLRSLLLGIETVLGLPAWLLIAVTEYVHSAALGWVMFVSIFCWVLTVVLLLLYLAKALTRMPQLPWDTATLVFNCSAALVYAVAGVVEATLVASSKEEDSYSAWAASTVCVFLVSLSYACSSILSLRSWRAMQDGGEGG is encoded by the exons ATGGAGAACTTCGGCAGCTCCAGACCAGTGATCAACACCAGCATCTCCAGCGGCAGCAGCTTCCACCCGTACCTGCGCCTCGGCCGCCTACGGTCCCTGCTGCTGGGCATAGAGACG GTGCTGGGTCTGCCGGCCTGGCTGCTGATCGCCGTGACCGAGTACGTCCACTCCGCCGCCTTGGGCTGGGTGATGTTCGTCAGCATCTTCTGCTGGGTGCTGAccgtcgtcctcctcctcctctacctCGCCAAGGCCCTGACCCGGATGCCACAGCTGCCCTGGGACACGGCG ACGCTGGTCTTCAACTGCAGTGCGGCGCTTGTCTACGCGGTGGCCGGTGTCGTCGAGGCGACCCTGGTGGCCTCTAGCAAAGAGGAGGACAGCTACAGCGCCTGGGCCGCGTCCACG gtctgtgtttttctggtgtCTCTAAGCTATGCTTGCAGCTCCATCCTGAGTCTGAGATCCTGGAGAGCCATGCAAGATGGTGGTGAAGgaggatag
- the LOC114797326 gene encoding CKLF-like MARVEL transmembrane domain-containing protein 7 isoform X2 — protein sequence MASVVNVKYLRSARGLLKVAQLVVLLPVFLCVHTSWHRVSYAFAFFHVTTLVLLVAILLFLILAALKLPSRVTWVNWDVTEFALDILGFFSLVAVSCTAAVKSCDVPLLMGASISGILLTYLLAASASLSFQAAWRPPSTQTPGQVQDVKT from the exons ATGGCTTCTGTTGTGAACGTGAAGTATCTCCGGTCGGCTCGGGGCTTGCTGAAGGTCGCCCAGCTG GTGGTCCTCCTGCCCGTGTTCCTCTGCGTTCACACCTCCTGGCACAGGGTGAGCTACGCCTTCGCCTTCTTCCATGTCACCACGCTGGTGCTCCTGGTCGCCATCCTGCTCTTCCTCATCCTCGCTGCTCTGAAGCTGCCCAGCAGGGTCACCTGGGTCAACTGGGACGTGACT GAGTTTGCGTTGGACATTTTGGGGTTCTTCAGCCTGGTCGCAGTCTCCTGCACCGCCGCCGTGAAGAGCTGCGACGTGCCGCTGCTGATGGGCGCATCC ATTTCGGGCATCCTGCTGACCTACCTCCTGGCTGCCAGCGCGTCCTTGTCCTTCCAGGCCGCCTGGCGTCCCCCGTCCACTCAGACTCCGGGTCAAGTTCAAG ATGTGAAGACGTGA
- the LOC114797248 gene encoding CKLF-like MARVEL transmembrane domain-containing protein 8 isoform X1: MLFVQMENFGSSRPVINTSISSGSSFHPYLRLGRLRSLLLGIETVLGLPAWLLIAVTEYVHSAALGWVMFVSIFCWVLTVVLLLLYLAKALTRMPQLPWDTATLVFNCSAALVYAVAGVVEATLVASSKEEDSYSAWAASTVCVFLVSLSYACSSILSLRSWRAMQDGGEGG, translated from the exons ATGCTGTTTGTCCAGATGGAGAACTTCGGCAGCTCCAGACCAGTGATCAACACCAGCATCTCCAGCGGCAGCAGCTTCCACCCGTACCTGCGCCTCGGCCGCCTACGGTCCCTGCTGCTGGGCATAGAGACG GTGCTGGGTCTGCCGGCCTGGCTGCTGATCGCCGTGACCGAGTACGTCCACTCCGCCGCCTTGGGCTGGGTGATGTTCGTCAGCATCTTCTGCTGGGTGCTGAccgtcgtcctcctcctcctctacctCGCCAAGGCCCTGACCCGGATGCCACAGCTGCCCTGGGACACGGCG ACGCTGGTCTTCAACTGCAGTGCGGCGCTTGTCTACGCGGTGGCCGGTGTCGTCGAGGCGACCCTGGTGGCCTCTAGCAAAGAGGAGGACAGCTACAGCGCCTGGGCCGCGTCCACG gtctgtgtttttctggtgtCTCTAAGCTATGCTTGCAGCTCCATCCTGAGTCTGAGATCCTGGAGAGCCATGCAAGATGGTGGTGAAGgaggatag
- the LOC114797326 gene encoding CKLF-like MARVEL transmembrane domain-containing protein 7 isoform X1 — protein MASVVNVKYLRSARGLLKVAQLVVLLPVFLCVHTSWHRVSYAFAFFHVTTLVLLVAILLFLILAALKLPSRVTWVNWDVTEFALDILGFFSLVAVSCTAAVKSCDVPLLMGASVSSATKTHTDRQRHRHRRHHVPRLADFGHPADLPPGCQRVLVLPGRLASPVHSDSGSSSRCEDVRSSERSPGSRRCSNSALLLVSS, from the exons ATGGCTTCTGTTGTGAACGTGAAGTATCTCCGGTCGGCTCGGGGCTTGCTGAAGGTCGCCCAGCTG GTGGTCCTCCTGCCCGTGTTCCTCTGCGTTCACACCTCCTGGCACAGGGTGAGCTACGCCTTCGCCTTCTTCCATGTCACCACGCTGGTGCTCCTGGTCGCCATCCTGCTCTTCCTCATCCTCGCTGCTCTGAAGCTGCCCAGCAGGGTCACCTGGGTCAACTGGGACGTGACT GAGTTTGCGTTGGACATTTTGGGGTTCTTCAGCCTGGTCGCAGTCTCCTGCACCGCCGCCGTGAAGAGCTGCGACGTGCCGCTGCTGATGGGCGCATCCGTGAGTTcggccacaaaaacacacacagacagacagagacacagacaccgGCGTCATCACGTCCCTCGCCTGGCAGATTTCGGGCATCCTGCTGACCTACCTCCTGGCTGCCAGCGCGTCCTTGTCCTTCCAGGCCGCCTGGCGTCCCCCGTCCACTCAGACTCCGGGTCAAGTTCAAG ATGTGAAGACGTGAGGTCAAGTGAAAGGTCACCAGGGTCACGGCGCTGCTCTAATTCAGCATTACTGCTTGTATCTTCATGA